The DNA segment ATATGTCTTCCCTTCCACTTTCAACGGATGAAGGGATGCCGGAGCGAAGGTTTCCTTCCAGCCGCCTTCAAGCTCCGTCGAAAGATCGTGAACAAGCCCCTTCCCCACGAGATCCTCGAGTTCCCCTCCGCCGCAGGTGTGAAAGACATCGGGCCCCTCCGGATCCGGAAGATCCCGGTTCAGCGTGTACATCAGCTGGTACCAGTTCCTCATCACCGTGGATTCGACTTCGATCCACGGGTTGGCTTCCTCGAATCGGCGTATCAAACCGTCGAGCATCTGGCGGTACTGCACCGAGCAATGGTGCCGGTCGAGGCAGTGATAACGGAGGAACTTCAGCTTGATCTTTTTCATGTCAGGAACCCGATACGTTTTTCGTGGATTCGGCGATGTCCCATACGAACGGATTTCTTTTCCTGATGAAGAAGTCGAAGCTTCCCGATGCCCTTGCGTAAGCCTCGAGCAACACGGCGCCGAGGGTCCAGGCCACCGTCCTCACTCCCCATTCCGTCTCCGCGGCCAGGGCGGCAAGGGTATTTTTCAGCGAGGTGGTGGATACGGAATATCCCTGCTTATTCTTAAGGTGAAGGTGCCCGATGGCGATCCTGCGGCGCTGTTTCAGGAAATCGCCGACGTTTTCGGGCCCCTTGTTCAAAACCCGCGCGTCTCCGACATACTCGAGTCTCAATCCCGCCTCCCTGACGATCGCCTCCATGCTCGCCTCGTCCACCGCGGTGTTTACCGGGATTTCCCCGACCACGTTCCTGAAAGCGACCAGTTCGCCGAGCTTCGGGTGCCGGAGCGCGATCCTGTGGTGGAGGTTCCAGAGAAGATGAACCGCGTAACCGATGAAATCGTCCCTTCCATTGACCGGCACTGGGCGGCCTCCGGTCATTCCCACACCGTCATCGAGGAAAGGCCTGGCGAGTTTCTCAAGGGTGTCGGGCTCCGGCACGGTATCGCCGCTTTCCACGAACAGTACATCCCCTCTTGCGTGGGAAAGGAACAGGTTGATGGCCGAAGCCTTCCCTTTCCTTTCCTTCTGGACAAGAAGCCTGATCCTTTCGTCCTTTTTCATGAAATCCCTTACTATATCCTCCGTTCGGTCGGTGCACCCGCTGGAAACCACGTAGATTTCCCCGAGGCGGCAGACCGAGAGATTCTGGCCGAGAACCGCTTCCAGGAGACGGCCGATGTTCGCCTCTTCGTTGTATGCCATGATCCCGATGCTGCAATCTATGGTTCCTGAATTCATTGCCCCGCCGCGATCAAGGCTTCGGCGATGATGGATTGTCCGAGTGCTATTCCGCCGTCGTTGGGCGGAACCCTGTGATGGATAAAGACGCTCAACCCATCTTTCCGAAGAAGGTCGTGGGCACGCTCCAGCAGCAGTGTGTTCTGGAACACCCCGCCGCTCAACGCCACCCTGTCCAGACCGCTCTCTTCCCGGATTTTCCGGCAGACGTGCAACACGATCTCCGTCATCGTATTGTGGAACCTGGCTGAGAGTATGCCGCAGGCCGTTCCTTTTTGCAGATCGGCGATCATCTCCCGGATAAGCGGTTCCAGCACGATCGCATATCCATCCCCCTCCCCCCGCAGGCGAAACGGATAGGATCCCGCGTCTTCCAGCGCCGCCATTTCCAGTTCGATCGCCGCCTGGCCCTCGTAATGGATTTCCTTTCTTATGCCCAGCAGCGCCGAGACCGCATCGAACAGGCGCCCGGCGGAAGACGTCAACGGCGAGTTCAGCCCCCTCTCGATCATCTTCCTGATGACGGCCCACTTCCCCCGGTCGATATCCTTCACGAAATCGATACCGAGGTCGAACATGCCGTCCCCGTATATGCCGTCGAGCAGCGCAGCGGCGATTCTCCAGGGCTGTTTTATGGCCTTCTCGCCTCCAGGCAGGGGGAAATATTCGAAATGCGCCGCCCTTCGGAAACCCTTTTCGTCGCAGACAAGGAACTCCCCGCCCCATATCTTTCCGTCCGTCCCGTAACCCGTTCCGTCGAATGAAACTCCGATGATTTCACCGCCGATTCCGTTGTCTCCCATGCAGCTTACGATGTGTGCATGGTGGTGCTGCACACCGATCTTCCGGATGCCGTCGAGGGAATGGGCGTACTTGGTCGAAAGGTATTCGGGATGAAGATCGTAGGCCACGGCGGTCGGCTCGATGTTGAAGATCCTCTTGAAGTGCCTTATCCCCTCTTCGAAGGAAGTGAAGGTTTCCAGGTTTTCCAGGTCGCCGATGTGGTGGCTCATGAATACGAAGTTTCCACGGGTAAGCGAGAACGCGTTCTTCAGCTCGGCGCCGCAGGAAAGGATCCTTTCCCTGAAGGAAAAGGGCATCAGCAGCGGGAAAGGGACGTATCCGCGGGATCTTCGCAGCATCGTGCCCTGGCCGCGCCATACGCGGCAGACGGAATCGTCCGTGCGGATGTGGATTTCCCGGTCATGAAGCAGATAATAATCGGCGATCCCCTTCAACACCTCCATGCTGTCGTCGTCCTTGTACACAATGGGTTCCGAGCTCAGGTTTCCGCTGGTCATAACCAATACGAGGCCCGATTCCCTTACAAGGAGATGGTGAAGCGGAGTGTACGGCAGCATCAACCCGTGGAACTTCTGGTTCGGCGACACGTTACCCGCGGTCGGGCAATCCGGCCTCTTGCGAAGGAGCACGATGGGACGCTGAATGCCGGTCAACAGCTTCTCTTCCTCCTCGCCTACCTCGCAGATCCGCCTTGCGGCATCGACGTCCCTCACCATTACGGCGAACGGCTTGTACTCCCTGTATTTCCGCGACCGAAGCAGGGTCACCGCCTCCTCGTTCAGCGCATCGCAAGCCAGGTGATACCCTCCCAATCCCTTCACCGCCAGGATGGCGCCTTCCTTGAGGAGCCTGCAGGACTCCGCAAGTACATCGGGAACCCGGACCGGGGCGCCGTTCCTGTGAAACAGGGAAAGCCGGGGGCCGCACGCCGGGCAGGCGTTCGGCTGCGCGTGAAACCGCCTGTCCATGGGATTTTCGTATTCGGCGCGGCATTGCGGGCACATTTCGAACGGGTCCATGGTCGTGAATTTCCGGTCGTAGGGTATGTCCTTCACTATCGTGAACCTCGGCCCGCAATTCGTGCAGTTCGTGAACGGATAGCGATGCCTGCGGTCGGAAGGATCGAAGATTTCCTCCAGGCAGTCCGGACAGGTGGCGATCTCCGGCGATATGGGAACGAACTTCTCTTCATCCCCGTCGCTCGCCTTGATGGTGAATTCTTCGTAGCCGGCCGGCTCCAACTCGCGCACCTGCATGTCGAAAATGACCGCCAGGGGTGGAGGACGGGTCCTGACACGCAGGATGAACTCGTCGACGAGCGGCTTTCCGCCTTCGACGTCGATCAACACCCCCGACGAGTTGTTGAGGACGTAGCCGAACAGACCGTGCTCCATCGCTAGGTTGTAGACGAACGGTCGAAAACCTACTCCCTGAACTATTCCCCGAATGCGCATTTCGGCGCGGAACTTCAATAACGTCTCCGATGCTTCTATGATTTTATTTCGCCGGCCCGCTCAAGCCCGGTCGTGATGCAGGTGATAGTAGATGTTCTTGAGGAAGACCCGCCAGTTCATCTTCCTCGGGAATAGCCTGAAATAGCTGCAGTATCCTTCCAGCATGCGATAGAAATAGTTGTAGAGTCCGGTTAGGGGAAGCTTCATCAGGTATCTCACGACCGGCAACATCAGGGGAAATTCCACCGCCAGCGGAAAGAGCCTGGCGAGATTTTCCCGCTTTCTCGTGTCTTCCCTGTCCTGGAAAGCAAGAACGGAGTGGGTGCCGTCCATCGTCGTTTCGGTCCTGTTTTCCAGGAGTCCCATCTCCCTTGCCTTTTCGGCAAGCGCCGTTCCGGGCATCGGATCGTAGATCGTGCTCCCGGCGAAATCCGGCCGGATATCGATGTTGAGTTTCAGCGTTTCGATTTCCTTCTCGAGCGTGCTCGCCGGCAGACCGAGCATGTTGTATGTGTTGAGCCTGATCCCGTGCCGCTTGACCATCCTCGCAACGTTGAGGATCTTCTCCCTCGACACTTTCTTGTTCAGTATCTTGTCGAGAATGTAGTCGTCGGCCGCTTCGACTCCCATGCCGACGCTCAGGCAGCCTGCGCGCTTCAGGTCCACTATCATCTTCTCGGTAAGGTGCCTCGGCTGGACGCAGCAGAAAAACGGGACTCCGATTTCCGCGGAATACCTGTCTGCGAAATTCTCTCCCCACTCTTCCGTCCAAACAAAGACATTGTCCAGGAAGTTCACGAAATCGACAGGATAACGTTGCATGACTTCTCTTATCTCGTCCAGCAGGTTTCCGACGGTTCTTACCCTAACCACCCTTCCCTTGTGGTGATAGAGCCTGTTCAGCGATTCGTTGAAACAGAAACTGCATGCGAAAGCGCAACCCCTTGAAGAAATGAAGCTCTGGGTGTTCCTGCGTTCCCTCCCGGGGATGTCGAACAGATCCCTGTCCGGAAACGGGATCGAGTCGAGGTCTTCTATCAGCCGTCGGACGGGGTTTTTCAGGACCGTTCCGTTTCGTTTCACATGCCAGTTTTCGATCTTCGATATATCGTCGCCGCGCTCGTGGGCGTTCACGAATTCTCGGAAGGCATGCTCCCCTTCGCCCACGCAGATCGCGTCGACACCATCTTCATTGACGATATCCGGGAAATACGTGGGATGAGGACCTCCGAACACCGACAGGACATCGAAATTTTTCTTTATGCGGCGGTTCAGCTCCAGGTACGCATGCCGGTTGTGCGTCGCGATGCTGTAGCCGACGATGGCCGGCTTGAAATCCTCTATCCTGTCCTTGAACTTGCCGTACTCCAGGTCCACGATCCCCACTTCATGGCCGTCCTGTTTCACCATCGATGACAGGTACATGATTCCCAGCATGTCGGTGGATGCGAGGTCTTTTATGGCAAAAAGTATTCTCAAGGGCTTCTCCGGCCTTTCATTTCAGGTGGGAATCGAAATATTTGATCGTGCGGCGCATTGCGGTCTCCCAGGCCTTTCCCTTGAGCACATGCCCCTCTCCGGTACAGGCGTAAAACTCCGCATCGCGCCCGAGGAGAAGTTTCACATTCCCCGCCGCGATTTCAGGATGCCTTTCGGATTCCGGGAAACAACTTCTGCTTAAGGAACAGGAACAGGTCCACAAAGACTCTCCAGAACATTCCCGCCAGCTTCCTGATCGAACGGCTGCGCATGAAAAGCAGCGAAAAGATATCCTTGATGTTCTTCAGGCCTCTCAGGACCTGCCCTTTTTTGAGCCTTCCCAGCTGGAATTCGATCTGCGCGGTCTTCAGGAACCTCCCCAGTTCCTCCACGCTCAGCTTCGCGGTGTCGAACACGGGAACCATGTTCCGGATGTCGAATTCGAACGGAAGGATCCTGTAGTTCGCCCAATCCTGCGACAGCGATATCCCCTTTTCCCGGCAAATACTCCACAACGGGGATCCGGGAAACGGGACCGCCACGTAGAACATGGCAAAATTCGGGTTGATCTCCTTCGCGAATTCGATGGTTTCCGGTATCGTCTCCCGCGTATCCCAGGGAAGCCCGAGCGTGAACGTCGCGGTGGTTTCGAATCCCACCTTGTGGAGAAGACGAAACCCTTCCCGGATCTTGTCCTTCGTCAACCCCTTCTCCATGTTTTCGAGAACCTCGTTGCTCCCGCTTTCCACCCCGAGCATGACGGCGGTGCATCCCGCATCCTTCATGCGTCCCAGGACGTCCTCGTTGATCAGGTCCGCGCGTGTCTGGCAATCCCATTCGATCTTGATGTTTTCGACGGAGAGAAGCCCGCAAAAAGACTCAACCCACCTCTTGTCGTAGGTGAACACATCGTTCCAGAAATGGAAGGAGTTTACGCCGATCATCTCCCTGGCGCGCCGTATCTCGCGGACGACCCTTTCGGGGCTCCAGACGCGTATTGTTTTTCCCGCGGCAGGCCCCCGGTAACAGAAAACGCAATTGTACGGGCATCCGCGGGCGGCGGATATGCCCACCGCCCTTTTCCCGTGCAGGATGCCCGTGTAACGGTCCATGTCGAAGAGATGCCAGGGGATCGGCGGCAGGGTGTCCAGGTCCTGGATCAGGGGACGCGGCGCATTGTGTCGAACCTTTCCATCGCGCCGGTAAGAGACACCTGCCACATCTCCGATCTCTCCTCCCGACACCAGTGTTTCCAGGAGATCCGGCATGGCGGTTTCGCCTTCGCCCCGGATCACGAAATCCACCGTGGAGTTCCCGAGCACCTCGTCCGTCAGCACGGAGGAGTGCGTCCCGCCGAACACCACCGGGCACTTCGGAAACAGTTCCTTGACGATATCCGCGACGGAAAGCGCCCCGGGGTATGTGGGCGTCAGCGCCGTGATGCCGACGGCATCCGGGGCCGCCTTCCTCACGAGCCGGGCGATGTCCTTCCTCGACTCCCCTTCGAGTCCCAGGTCCACGATACCGACCTTGTGTCCGCGTTCCTCGAGGGACGCGGCGATGAAGCCCAGCCCGAGATGGATGAACCCCCGGTCCGTTGCCGCCGGTTGAACCAACAGAACGTTCATGATTTTTCCACCGTCAAATGAATTTCCCTGCAACTCCGTGACCCGCGCAACGCTGAATCGCGATTTGCCGTGTCCACCCGGCCACCATCACGACAGCAGGCCTGTGCCTGCGATTTCCTTCTCCTTGCAGATGAACAGCGGCATGACTTTCCCTCTTCGCGTGGCGATCGGGTTCACCCGCCTTACCTGGATGGTGTTGGTCCTCGTCCAGACATCCTTCATGACTCTCGCTCCCACGTATTCCGGGTCGTGGCCGTGGAACAGCCCTTCGAAGATCGTTTCCCGCAGGGCCTTTTCGTCGAAATCGGCGATTTCCGGGCTGACAAGGATATACAGGCGTGTGAACCCGGATGCGTCCTCCGCTTCCAGGAACTGGTAATTCGTCAGATCGCCTCCGAACTTCTTCGGAAGCAGTTCTTCCACCAGGTACACCAGGTTGCTGCCTGTGAACGTCATACCTTCCGCCGTAAGCTTTTCGAAACTCCTTATCGTGTGGATATGTTCCACGTAACCGAGTTCCTCGAACGGGCACCCGCACGGTTTCCGATGAAGGACCCCGTAATCTCCTATTTCCGTGTTAATGAAGATCTTCGAGCTGATCTCCATCAGGGTAGTGAACAGGAATGCGTCGACCTTGACGTTGGAGTGCTCCACGTCCCTGGCGTGCTGGATCACGGCCAACTTGTCCCTGCACACATGTATGTCGTCCACCTCTCCCGAATTCAGGCAGGCGTGTCCGATCAGCATCAGCTCGTTGCAACCGTACAAGGTGTACGCGCGGCATCCGTAGCTTTCGATGAGATCCCGCTTCTTTTCGGTCAGCGGCTCCCCCATGAGCCAGAAGACGGTTTTTCCCAGGTTCAACCCCCGCTTTTTCGCCTCCATCACCAGGCGGAAAGCGGAGCTTGCGTAGGTTACGACGGCATAGCCCGGACCGCCTTTCAGGTTTCCGTCCATCCACTGCGCTATCGTGTGCGTGGAGCCGATATCCACGAATTCAGGCTTGGGAAGCCGTATTCCGTAAAGCCGGGACATCCGGATCGTCGTCGCCGTCTTCAGCCTGTCTTCCATTG comes from the Deltaproteobacteria bacterium genome and includes:
- a CDS encoding glycosyltransferase, with protein sequence MNSGTIDCSIGIMAYNEEANIGRLLEAVLGQNLSVCRLGEIYVVSSGCTDRTEDIVRDFMKKDERIRLLVQKERKGKASAINLFLSHARGDVLFVESGDTVPEPDTLEKLARPFLDDGVGMTGGRPVPVNGRDDFIGYAVHLLWNLHHRIALRHPKLGELVAFRNVVGEIPVNTAVDEASMEAIVREAGLRLEYVGDARVLNKGPENVGDFLKQRRRIAIGHLHLKNKQGYSVSTTSLKNTLAALAAETEWGVRTVAWTLGAVLLEAYARASGSFDFFIRKRNPFVWDIAESTKNVSGS
- the hypF gene encoding carbamoyltransferase HypF, whose protein sequence is MRIRGIVQGVGFRPFVYNLAMEHGLFGYVLNNSSGVLIDVEGGKPLVDEFILRVRTRPPPLAVIFDMQVRELEPAGYEEFTIKASDGDEEKFVPISPEIATCPDCLEEIFDPSDRRHRYPFTNCTNCGPRFTIVKDIPYDRKFTTMDPFEMCPQCRAEYENPMDRRFHAQPNACPACGPRLSLFHRNGAPVRVPDVLAESCRLLKEGAILAVKGLGGYHLACDALNEEAVTLLRSRKYREYKPFAVMVRDVDAARRICEVGEEEEKLLTGIQRPIVLLRKRPDCPTAGNVSPNQKFHGLMLPYTPLHHLLVRESGLVLVMTSGNLSSEPIVYKDDDSMEVLKGIADYYLLHDREIHIRTDDSVCRVWRGQGTMLRRSRGYVPFPLLMPFSFRERILSCGAELKNAFSLTRGNFVFMSHHIGDLENLETFTSFEEGIRHFKRIFNIEPTAVAYDLHPEYLSTKYAHSLDGIRKIGVQHHHAHIVSCMGDNGIGGEIIGVSFDGTGYGTDGKIWGGEFLVCDEKGFRRAAHFEYFPLPGGEKAIKQPWRIAAALLDGIYGDGMFDLGIDFVKDIDRGKWAVIRKMIERGLNSPLTSSAGRLFDAVSALLGIRKEIHYEGQAAIELEMAALEDAGSYPFRLRGEGDGYAIVLEPLIREMIADLQKGTACGILSARFHNTMTEIVLHVCRKIREESGLDRVALSGGVFQNTLLLERAHDLLRKDGLSVFIHHRVPPNDGGIALGQSIIAEALIAAGQ
- a CDS encoding B12-binding domain-containing radical SAM protein; its protein translation is MRILFAIKDLASTDMLGIMYLSSMVKQDGHEVGIVDLEYGKFKDRIEDFKPAIVGYSIATHNRHAYLELNRRIKKNFDVLSVFGGPHPTYFPDIVNEDGVDAICVGEGEHAFREFVNAHERGDDISKIENWHVKRNGTVLKNPVRRLIEDLDSIPFPDRDLFDIPGRERRNTQSFISSRGCAFACSFCFNESLNRLYHHKGRVVRVRTVGNLLDEIREVMQRYPVDFVNFLDNVFVWTEEWGENFADRYSAEIGVPFFCCVQPRHLTEKMIVDLKRAGCLSVGMGVEAADDYILDKILNKKVSREKILNVARMVKRHGIRLNTYNMLGLPASTLEKEIETLKLNIDIRPDFAGSTIYDPMPGTALAEKAREMGLLENRTETTMDGTHSVLAFQDREDTRKRENLARLFPLAVEFPLMLPVVRYLMKLPLTGLYNYFYRMLEGYCSYFRLFPRKMNWRVFLKNIYYHLHHDRA
- a CDS encoding radical SAM protein, which encodes MNVLLVQPAATDRGFIHLGLGFIAASLEERGHKVGIVDLGLEGESRKDIARLVRKAAPDAVGITALTPTYPGALSVADIVKELFPKCPVVFGGTHSSVLTDEVLGNSTVDFVIRGEGETAMPDLLETLVSGGEIGDVAGVSYRRDGKVRHNAPRPLIQDLDTLPPIPWHLFDMDRYTGILHGKRAVGISAARGCPYNCVFCYRGPAAGKTIRVWSPERVVREIRRAREMIGVNSFHFWNDVFTYDKRWVESFCGLLSVENIKIEWDCQTRADLINEDVLGRMKDAGCTAVMLGVESGSNEVLENMEKGLTKDKIREGFRLLHKVGFETTATFTLGLPWDTRETIPETIEFAKEINPNFAMFYVAVPFPGSPLWSICREKGISLSQDWANYRILPFEFDIRNMVPVFDTAKLSVEELGRFLKTAQIEFQLGRLKKGQVLRGLKNIKDIFSLLFMRSRSIRKLAGMFWRVFVDLFLFLKQKLFPGIRKAS